The Pseudanabaena yagii GIHE-NHR1 genome segment GTCTCTAAATTATGTTGAAATATAACTAGAGAAAGACATCTCATTGATACATGGAAATTATAAGAATGCAATTATTCTCCTGTAATAAATACAATATACGAACATTACTGTGAAGATAAATTATTGTCACAGATTATAACAATTCAATTATGGAAAGTCATGTCAGAAGTACCATAGTTTATAGGAGTTTCTGTGAGTAATTTAAAAACTCTTTGTTAATAAACATTTGTTTTTTATCGAATCAATTATCGTTATTGTAGGTTCCATCAAAGTTAAAAAAGTCTTTCCCAGAAGCGTTCTAGATTCCAAGGCATATAGTTAACTGTGAATAAATAGATAAAGAGTATTTTATGTTGACGGATTTAGACTCTAGGCATCCAACGGTTTATCCATTAGGGGCAACTTGGGATGGCAAAGGAACTAATTTTGCTATCTTTTCCAAACATGCAGCAGGTATTGAATTGTGTTTGTTCGATCAAGAAAATCGAGAAACTCGTTTACCGCTAGTTGAAGGCGAGAATCATATTTGGTCTTTCTATGTACCTGAGGTAAAACCTGGACAGAACTATGGATTTCGAGTTAATGGTCTTCATAAGCCTGAACAGGGACATCGCTTTAACCCAGCAAAGCTCCTGATCGATCCCTATGCTAAAGCGATCGCAGGTGATGTCATTCATGGGGCAGAAATTTTTGGTTATGCTTGGGACGATTCGCAAAAAGACTTGTCCATATCTTATCAAGATGATGCTCACCTGATTCCTAAGTCAGTGGTTGTAGATGACTCCTTTGATTGGGATGGAGATCGCCTTCTCCAAACACCTTGGAATCAGACTATTATTTATGAAACTCATGTCAAGAGCTTTACTCAGCAGAACCCCGACATTCCTGAAAATCTACGAGGTACTTATGTTGGTCTTGCACATCCTGCGGCGATCGCCCATTTGAAGTCTCTTGGTATTACAGCAGTTGAGCTTTTACCGATTCATCACTTCTTCCTTTACTCAGGTTTGCTTGCTGATAGAGGGTTAAGCAATTACTGGGGGTACGATCCCATCGGTTATTTTGCACCCTATTCTGGGTACAGTGCTAGTGGCATTTTGGGAGAGCAGGTGACAGAATTTAAGCATATGGTTAAATGCCTCCATGCTGAAGGCATAGAAGTGATTTTAGATGTCGTCTATAACCATACGGGAGAAGGTAATCATCTTGGTCCAACCCTATCTCTACGAGGAATTGACAATGCAGTTTATTATCGATTACAAGAAAATAATCTAAGAGAGTATACAGATTTTTCTGGATGCGGTAACTGTCCTAATACTCTTCATCCTCAAGTTTTAAAGCTAATTATGGATAGTCTACGTTACTGGGTGACAGAAATGCACGTTGATGGTTTTCGTTTTGATGTAGCAGCAGCTTTAGGTAGAGGAGAATTGATTGAAATAGATATATGGCGGGGGGCTGGACAGAGAAAGATCAAAGTTGCTAACTATGATTTTGATCCACTAGGAGTTTTTTTTACTCTTATCCATCAAGATCCTATTCTTTCTCAAGTTAAGTTGATTGCTGAAGCTTGGGATGCAGGAGACAGAGGCTATCAGATCGGAAATTTCCCCATTTTATGGTCGGAATGGAATGGCAAGTATGTCGATGTGATGCGAGATTTCTGGCGTGGTGAAGACATCAAGCTCAAAGAATTTGCTGATCGCTTTATAGGTAGCCCTGATTTGTATCAACACAATTACCGTCGCCCCCATGCCAGCATTAATTATGTTACCTGTCATGATGGTTTTACCCTCACCGATCTAGTTAGCTATAATGAGAAACATAACGAAGCGAATTTGGAAGATAGTGGCAGTAATCACAATCGTTCTGAGAATTTTGGCGTAGAAGGAGAGACAGATGACTCAGAAATTTTGCGGATGAGATCGCAGCAGAAACGCAACTTTTTAGTAACTCTGATGATGTCTCAAGGTGTACCGATGCTGTTAGGTGGTGATGAAATTGGGCGAACTCAACAGGGAAATAATAATCCTTATTGCCAAGACAATAAAATTTCTTGGTTTAATTGGGAATTAAGTGCGGAAAATGAGGCGCTATTAAAATTTGTCCAGCAGCTAATAGAGTTTCGTTGCCAACATCCAATATTTCGGCAAGACAATTGGTTAGAGAGAGAGTCAAACCGAGATGCTATTGCTTGGTTTAACTCTGATGGTATTGAGATAAGTGATGAACAATGGGCAAGTGTCATTCGTTGCATTAGTGTCTTCTTGGACAGTACAAAAATTCATTCTCCTAATATTCAAGATGATAGTTTTCTTCTTTTCTTCAATGCTGAGGATGAAATAATTGACTTTATTTTCCCTATTGATTTACGGGATAGGTCATGGAAAATTGTAATTGATACAACCAAACCCACGTTTGAGGAAAACTTGATTGAACTATATAAGCATGAATTTAAAGTAGCTGCGAGATCATTGTTAGTACTCCAAATTCTACATAGCCAGTATCTTATAATTCTAGATACCTGATTTATGGATTTACCAAATATTAGCATCTCGTTTATATTTTGTTCTTCTATCTTCACCTTCATTATTAATTTGTTGAAAAACAGATTCATTTTTAAAGATTTGCAGAAAAGTTGAATTTGCTTCAGGTATATTGTTACACAATTTCATTATTGATTTTAACCTCCAAATATTCTCATTATTGTCAGAATAATTTGATTCCAAAAAACATTGAGCCATTACTTTTAATTTAGATGAATACATTTTTATATATTTATCTTCTTTATTCCTTGAACTATTTTTTAAAAAATCCAAGGCATTCTCTAATAACTGAATGGCACTCGTGTAGTTACGTTGATTTAATAGAAGATCTACAAGTGTAAGTTGGCATTCGTACTTTAGATCGTCTTTTGCATATTCTAAACATTTGTTATATTGCTGTATTGCTTCTTTGTCATCTTTATTTCTTATTGTATAAATCTGTCCTAAATCAAAGTAAACTTGTGCTTTGCCTGTAATAGTCTCAGTTATTTTATTATATACTTTAATCGCTTTTTCATATTCCTGATTTTCTTTTAATGCATTACCCAACTTATACTCAGCGTCATAATAAAATACATTTGGATCAGAATAAGATGTATTCAGAGAATAATCTTTACGAATATCAATAGCTTTTTGAAAGCTAGAAATAGCTTCTTCATATGCCTTGTAATTACTATATGCAACACCTCTGTCATACCATAATTTATCGGCATTCTTTGGATTCTTTAAAGTAGTAATTTCAATAGCTTTATCAAAGCTAGCAATAGCCTCTTCATAGCGCTCTAACTTTGCTAGTGTTAAACCTCTTCTATACCAAGCATCTTCATACTCAGGATCAATTTGAATTGCTAGATCAAAGTTTTCTAACGCATCTTTATATTCAGATTTAGCTTCTCCAGAGTATAATTTGTGACTTTGCTTATCTGCAATATAGTGGAGAGCTATTCCCTTATCATATAAAGCCCAAGTCAAATCGTCTCTACGTTCTAAAGCTTTATTATAATATTTAATTGCTAGTCTAAAAAATTCTTCTTTGTCTTGCTTAAGCTTAGCAAGCTCAGTATAAGCCAATCCTAGACTATACCAAGCTAATGGAAATTCAGGATTCATTGTAATTGCTCGATTGTATATGTCTATAGACCTTTGAATCTCTTCATCCGAAGAACAAGTTAATCTAAGCTTATCACCCGCATCAACTAAACCACCATAGCTTTTGTGTTCTGAGCAATTTTCTTGCTTGTCAAAATTAATTGATTTTATGAATATATTTAATGCCTCCATATTTTGACTGTTGATTGATCCCATAAAATCTTTTAAAGCATCTTTATATTTTTCTACAGATTTATCATAGTTTTCTTTTTCAGTAGGTCTAAATCGCATTGTCTGATAATAGCTATCAACCTCTTTTTGACAATACTCAACTTTCCGAATGAGAAGGACGCGAAGACTTTCTGCCTGATTTTCGTCATGATTATGATGATTTTTGATTTTTTCTATGGATATTTCAATGTTTTGTCTCAGACACTCTAAAGTTTGCCCCTTAGCTTCCCAAAAGCGATGATCATATCGTTGTATGCTGATTGCCTTTTCATAATTTTTGAGGGCTTCCTCATAATGATCACGTGCTTCTTCTTCATTCTTCTGATCTTTGTATTTATCTCCTTGCAATTTAAGAATGTGACCTTGTTTAAATAAGGCATTAGCATTGTCTGGTTTATATTCCAATGCTTTCTTACACCAGTTGAGGCTAATGTCGTCGTGATCTGATTGCCAACACACGCTTTGCATAAAAAGTTGACTACTAAACGTTGGATCAACATGGTTAGCCGTCTTGTCAATAGCATCTCGTAAGTATGCTTCCCATTTATATTTATCTTCTTTTGACGCATTTGGGGAGAAATTTTTAACAATGTATTCCAGCACTGCAACCTTACCAATATCATCGTTTAATTGCTCAAAATGATTTTTGGCTAATTGCACAACTGCTTCAATCCGTGAGCGATATTTACCATAATGAGTGTTGTAATTGAGTTCAAAAGCTACCCATTTATATTTGGCTACGAATTCTAGTGTTTTCAAAAAGATTTTGGTGGGACTCTGGAGAAGAGGATGATCTTTTAACTCATGATTATTCGTTCCACTAGATTCCTCGCAAATTTTATCAAAGGCTATTTGGATTATTTCGTTCTTACGCAGATAAATTGAAGCAAACAAGTGGTATAAAAATGAACTCTGATAGTCAGATTGTTGAGCAAAGCAAGCATGGTAAAGATATTCTCCAATATATCCACACCACTCAATATCGCTATATTTAGTAAATGGTAGCTTGTCACGGCTTAACTTATCTGCTCGTTGTTTGAAGTAAATTGCGAGATGATTGTGAATTTCATAAAAAAGTTCTCGATTTTCTTGAAAAAGATTTCTCCGAAGTACTTGACGAACTAAATCATGAAAGTGATATCTATCTTGATTGAGAATAACAAAATATTGTTTTGATAGCCAATCAAACAAGTAGTCAACATCAGTTTTTTGATTTTCTTGCGAAGTGTTCAATTCCAGAAGTGCTTGATCTAAAAAATACTGAATTAACTGTTGGTCAAACCAGCGACAACAAGATATTATTTGAATAATTTTTTGTTTTTTATTTGAAAATCCAGATAAAAAGACATTTAAAATATCCCGATTAATTACTGAATCATCAATTTCTTTCTTTTCTATTCTTTGTTTGCAAAGGAGTTCAAGATACTTCGGATGTCCTTTAGTTAGTGAAAAATATTTCTGTGTTACTTCATCTCTTTCTTCATCGGTAAGCTCTTGCTCTAGCTGCTGTTTACAGTATTTATCTACTTCATCCTTTTCTTTAAAACAATCAAGACAAAGCTCGATGGCGATTTGACTATCTTGTTCTTGATCTATAAAGTTAGACCAATTGTCTTGCTTAGTTAACCGATTACGTCCAGAGATTATTATGATTACTTTGTGATTAGATTGATGGTTAAATAATTTACTTTCAGTAGAGAATAAAAATTGACAAAACCATTCATTTAAATCTGAAGTTAATTTATCAGTTGAGTGGATTTTTTCGTATTTTTCAAATATCAAGATAATAGACTGCTTCTTCGAGGCTTCAATTAACATTTCAATAAATAGTGGTGTCAAGTATATTAAAGGAGCTAACAAAAGCTTACGTACATTTTCATTTTGAGTTGCGTGGTGTTGATTTAAAAGACCATCTTTAATTTCCAGAAGTGAAGCGGCGATCTCTGGTGAAGTTCGTACAATTTGTACAATTTCCCCACCAATACTAGAAGCCATTGGCATTAACGCTGGAGCACCAAGAGCTAGCGCAAGACTAGAAGTAATAACCTTACCTCCTAACTCTGCCAACTTGGAAACACTTTCAATTTGCTCCTTGGTAACTGGTTCTGAACTTTTACTTCCAGTTGCTCTAAGCTTATTTAATGTGTCTTGATAAAGATTAGATACTTCCCTGAAGGTACTGCCTTGGAATAGATGATTTTCATGTTGTAGAGAATGTAGAATATTATCAACAAAATTCTTGTCAAAAGCAGGATCTGATGCAATCTTATCCATTAGTTTTAATGCTTCTTTCGGAGTCCCTAATTGCCCAAAATTAATTCGGATAATCCTGACATCTGTGGAGTTCTTGCCTTCCTTTTTTGTTGATTTTTTTGCTACCTCTTCTAAGTTCTCTAGGAAATCATGCTTCCCTACTCCACCAAGACCATAGAGAAGAAATATAAAAGGAACTTTTTTACCAGTTGAGCTTGATTCTTCAAGAGAGAATTTAAAAGCCCTGATAAATTTGTTTACATCCTCGTCATTTCGCTCGACATATTTTTTGTTGATTGTCATGACTTTCTAAATCTATGATGACTAATTATTTTATATATTAATCCCATTTTAATTCATCTTCATTAAGAGGATTATTCACATTAAGGCATTAAAATAAAACTTTATAGAAGTTAGCGATTACGTTCTACATTTCGTTAGGACTATAGCAATCCTAAATGAGTCGTGAGAAAACATTTAACTAGATGCTTTATGGTATAGCAACTTAAAAGTTCAAACTTCTCACAAATGATTTAGGATTGCTATACTTATGATGCGGTAAATTCAAAGCCATTGGCTGCAGCATAGCGTTCCATAAATCGCATGAAGCGATCCCAATGGTCGGTTGATCCAACATCAAACACAATTTCGATTTTTGCCAATTCGGAATCATCGCCTTTATCTTGCCAAAAGAGCTTCGAGGTTTTCGGCTCAATGGAAATAGTCCCTTCACTATCGACCAGTCTGATATCGTTAAAAGATGCCTTAGCAAAACTATTTGCGCCTTGCACTGCCTTGATATTCACAAAAGTCATCTTGACGGAGTTTTCGCCAGTATTGCGATCGCGCCTCAGCCGCACATCACTCAACTCTTCGGGAATACCTGCAAAAAATTCAATGGATGGAGTTATGGAATTCATGGTTTTATCTCCTTGTTTTTTGGGCTTTTAGCTTTTAGCTTTTAGCTTTTAGCTTTTGGTGATTGGTAATTGGTAATTGGTAATTATTCCAAGCTATTTAAAGATTGCTAACAGCTAATCGCTAACAACTAACAGCTAACAGCTAATCGCTAACAGCTAACAACTTCAAATAATCATCACGAAAATGTCTTAATGTACTCACAATCGGATTAGGGGCAGATTGTCCTAAACCGCAGAGACTCATGGATTTCACCATGCCACAGAGTTCTTCGAGACTGGCGAGATCAGCTTCCGTGGCTCTATGCTCTACGAACTTGGTTAATAGCTGATGGAGTTGCACCGTACCCGCACGGCAAGGAATACATTTACCGCAGGATTCATCCATACAGAACTGGATGAAAAACCTTGCCATATCCACCATATTCGTATTTTCATCCATGACCACCATGCCCCCTGACCCAATAATGGAACCAAGGGCTTGCATTGCCTCATAATCAACGGGGGTATCAAAGGCAGAGGCAGGAATACAACCACCTGAAGGTCCACCTGTCTGCACTGCCTTGACCTTGCCGCCATTTGCCGCACCACCACCCATATCTTCGACGATTTGGCGTAAGGGAATGCCCATAGGCACTTCCACTAACCCTGTATTGGCGATATTTCCTGCTAGGGAAAATACCTTTGTGCCTTTGCTCTTTTCTGTACCGATGCTGGCATACCATGCGCCACGATTGCGAATGATTGGCACAATATTGGCGAAGGTTTCCACATTGTTGATCAGGGTGGGACAGCTCCAGAGCCCTGATTCCGCAGGATAGGGCGGGCGGGGATGAGGAATACCGCGACCACCTTCAATAGAGGCAATCAGAGCCGTTTCTTCACCGCAAACATAGGCTCCTGCGCCGACGCGCACATCAATCTTAAAGTCAAAGGTGGACTCGAAGATTTGACTGCCGAGGATGCCATGCTGTTTGGCTTGTTGAATGGCGAGGCGGATATGCTCGATCGCAGGTGGATACTCGGCACGCACATAGACATAGCCGTGAGTTGCGCCGACCGCATAGGCAGCGATCGCCATGCCCTCTAGTACCCGATGCGGATCGCTCTCGAGAATACTGCGATCCATAAATGCCCCCGGGTCACCCTCATCGGCATTGCAAATCACATATTTCTGTTGAGGTTGATTTGGAGTTTGATTGCGCCGCCGATCTTGCATTTTGGCAACCGTCGCCCATTTCAACCCTGTGGGATAGCCCGCACCACCACGACCGCGCAAACCACTGCGAGTAACTTCATCAATTACCTGCTGTGGTGACATTTCATGGAGAGTGCGATAAAGCTGACGATAACCGCCAACAGCAATATAGGACTCAATGCGGGTAGGATCAATTTTGCCAATATGTTCCAATACAATTCGCAATTGTTGTGTAAAAAACGGATGTTCAAGATCGCCAAGGTTCGCCGTGACATTGCCCCCTTTAAGTCCACTCACAATCGATGCCGCTTGCTCAGGTTTCACCCTCTCATAAAGAACACTCGAAGGATCAACGGCGACTAAAGGTCCTCGACCACAAAAACCCATACAGCCAACACTGACTACTTCCGCAGTCTCTTCCAGTCCATCGGCATGAATAGCCGCCGCAAGGCGATCGCGAACCTCTAAAGAGCCAGAGGCTTGGCATCCACCCGAAGTACAGCACCGAATGCGAATACTCTTTTGGCGATCGCGTTCTTCCTTCGCAATTTGTAATAGTCCTTCAATATCCATAATTAGTACTTATGGCTCCTCCATCCAGCCTTTGACCATTGCTAAAACATCTTCGGGGCTTTGTTGACGCGATACATGACCGTCATAGATCGCCGCAGGCGCAACACCACAGTTACCAATGCAGCGCTCTACTCGTAGAAATACTTTGCCATTAGGCGATCGCTCTCCCGCCTTGAGGTGCAGTTCCTTAGTTAAGATGTCTAACAAAGCTTGCCCCCCTTTGGTATAACAAGCCGTTCCTAAACAAATAGAACAGGTATGTTTACATTTAGGCTGGATCGAGAAAAGATGATAGAAAGTTGCTACACCATATACTCGACTAAGGGGGAGTTTTAATTCTCTTGCGATATAGGTAAGGACATCTTTTTCGAGGTAGCCAAACTGTTCTTGCGCCCTGTGTAATACTTCAATCAGAGCATCTTGGCGGTTACGGTTTTGGCGAATCGTCAAATCTAAAGAATGGAATCGAGGATTGGGCGAACCATCTTCAATATTTGGCTGTGGAAGGGAGATTCTCGACAGCATAAACAATACCTTTGTTGCTAAAGTAGAGGTATTTCGCACTATTCATCTTTCATTCTCTAATTTCTGGATAGAATTAGTACAAAAAACACAAAACTTTAACACTTAGACTGAAATTGTAGAATTGTTACAGCAATTTCCGAGCAAGTGAACCACAATAAATCTTTTGAAAGTGCTGCAAAGCAGCACTTTCAAAAGATTTATTGGTTTGGGTTTGAGTGCAAAGCAATGTATTAACTTGTGTTGCAAAATTTAAGAAATTTCCTTAAGTTTTATCGAAGGATAGATTTTGATACTCAAAAAGCGAGAAAATTAGATATAACCGATTCTTCATAGTTTTGTGCTACAGAGTCGAAATTGCGAAGACTATCCATAGGTGGGAAAATCAAATGGTAAATAACCACAAGCCTAAGCGTATCGGTATTCTAACCAGTGGGGGAGACTGTCCTGGACTGAATGCCGTCATTCGTGCCGTTGTGAAGGTAGCAACCTATAAATATGGATGGGAAGTCTATGGCATTCCCTATGGAACCGATGGTTTTATCGAACTATTAGTTGGCAAACGTCAGCCAGAAGAGTTACGCATCAAGGAGCATGGCTACGATATTCCGGGGTTAGTGCAGGGGCTAGATATCCTTTATTTTCTGAGTGGTAGTGTATTGGGTTCGATTAGTAAAGGTGATCCTGAGCAACATGCTGAAGACATTATTAAGGGCTATGAAAAGTTAGGATTAACGGCTCTGATCGTGATGGGTGGTGATGGCAGTATTGAGATTTTGGATGGATTAGCTCAAAAAGCTGCGGAGCAAGGAGCCTCATGGAATTGGGTTGCCGTTCCCAAAACTATTGACAATGATATTCCTTTTACAGAAGCGTCAGTGGGTTTTGATACAGCCGTTAATCGCGTTACTCAAGCACTCTATGACCTCACATTTACCGCCGCTAGCCATGATCGCGTGATGATTGTCCAAGTGATGGGACGAGATTCAGGCTATCTGGCGATGGAAGCGGGAATTGCGGGTGGTGCTGATGCAATTCTCATTCCTGAATTAACTCCTGTTTTAAATGAAGATGTGATTACGGGAGTCTGTTGCCATATTCAAGAGTTACAGAAGAGTGGCAGAAGGTTTGCTCTAGTCGTAGTTGCTGAGGGTGTGAAAAATCATCTCGGACAAAAAGAACATTACATTGGCGATTATGTGGCGCGGCATATTAAAGAATGTGGTAGTAAGATGTGTCAGATTAATACATCCGATCCTAATTACATTCATCCATTTGATACTCGCGTTACGGTCTTAGGTCATGTGCAGCGAGGTGGTACACCAACTTCTAGCGATCGCCTGTTAGCAACTGCCTTTGGACGAGAGGCAGTGGATTTAATTGCGAATGGTAACTATAACCAGATGGTGATTTGGGAAAATGGTAGGGTGAGTAGTGTTCCCATAAGTCGGGTAATTGAGCAAATCAAGAAGGGACGTAGAGAAAAGAAGGCTCCCTCAAGTGTTGATCCTCAAGGTTTTTTAGTGAGAACAGCACGAGATATTGGTATTTATGTCGGAGAGGCAAGTAGTGATGATCAGTAAAGAAAGTGCGATCGCCCCTCATCATCTAAAACCCGATCTCCATATATAGCAATGTAAGAGATAGCTAGGACAAATCAAAACCCAAAAGATGAGTGGCAGCGCTTCGCGCTGCCACTCATCTTTTGGGTTTTATGTCCTAAGCTAAAATTACATTGTGTAAGTAGCTGGGTGTAATTAAGTATAAAACCAGAACCAAAACCTGTGGCGCACGCTGCACGTGCGCCACAGGTTTTGGTTCTGGTTTTTAATTACGCTTAGCTACTTATCAGAAACTTTTGTTGGGCTTTACTCAGTAGACTAGGTAACATGAAATTTATGCTATTCATTTGGTGTAGTCATTTACAGCAATTTTTGATCAAACGAACCACAAAATATTTTTTGAAAGGCTTGCGAAGCAAGCCTTTCAAAAAATATCTTGGTTTGGGTTTGAGCGCAAAGCGCTGTAATAACTGCACCTTATACGATGAATGGCTTTTTTCTATTTTCTAAATCTATCCGAAGTGTTGTTAAGCAAAAGGTTTGTCAAGAAATAACATGAGTCCCCACCCTTCTACAGAAGTTTACGATGCGATCGTAGTTGGCTCTGGAGCCAATGGCGGCGTGGCTGCCAAGGAATTAAGCGAACGTGGTTTAAAAGTCCTTGTCTTAGAAGCAGGTCGGACTCCCGATGCATCCGAACTAGGCAATCAGGCAAGGGATATGGCAAAGCGAGTTTATAACCTTGCGATCGCCAAGCGTCAGTCCTATCAGTCGATGCATCCCGGATATTGGAAGGCAAATCCTGATTTATTTATTGATGAAAAAGACAATCCCTATACTACTCCACCCGATCAGCCCTTTTATTGGATTCGGGGTCGTCAGGTGGGGGGCAAGAGCTTAACTTGGGGTGGAATCACTTTACGCTTATCCGATTATGAATTTAAGGCGGCAAGTCGTGATGGGCATGAGCAGGACTGGCCGATCACCTATCAGGATCTCGCGCCCTACTACAGCAAGTTAGAAAAATTCTTTCAGGTGCGGGGTAGCCAAGAGGGATTGGCACAACTGCCCGATGGCGACTATCAGCCGACTTTGCCGCTAACCCCTGCGGAGGAGCATCTCAAGCAAATTGTCGAAAGTAAATGGTCAGATCGTCGCTTGATCCCTTCACGGGGTTTTGGATTGCATCGTCGCACGCCAGAACAGCCTTGGCCCGCGTACTCCAGTTTGGGTTCTTCGCTGAAGGCGGCGATCGCTACGGGAAATGTGACTTTGCGATCGGATGCGATGGTGAGCCATGTAATTTTTGATCCTGATACCCATCGGGCGCGTGGGGTGGGCTATATCGATCGCAATACTAATCAAGCCTATGAAGCCTTTGGGCGGACGGTAGTTTTATGTGCTTCGACGATTGAATCGGTGCGGATTCTATTGCACTCCACCGAGAAATATCAAACTGCGGGATTAACTAATCCTTCGGGAATGCTCGGTAGATTTTTGATGGATCATGTGTCCACTTCGACTTTCTTTTTGTTACCTAAGATCAAGCAAACCAAAACCTTTGATCTTTCAGGCTGTGATAGCTTTTTTATCCCCTGCTTCTGCAATTTAGAATCGCAACAGGAGAAATTCTTGCGTGGCTATGGCATTTGGGGCGGCGTACAGCGCTTTGATTTACCCCATATTTTGCGAAAAGTCGGCGATGGCTCAATTGGTTTCCTGATTGCCCACGGTGAGGTTTTGCCGCGCTATGAAAATCGCGTGCAACTAAGTCAGGATGTCGTGGATGCGTGGGGTCTGCCTGTGCCGCACATTGAATGTGCATGGTCAGAGAATGAACATCTGATGCTCGATCATATGCACCGACAGATTGATGAAATCATCAAACTCGCAGGGGGCAAGAATATGCAATTGACGGAGATGTTCCATGTACCTGTGTTTTCAGAATTTGTTAGTCGCATGGAGGAAACCATGTCATATTCTGCGCCCCCCGGTTATTACATCCATGAAGTCGGTGGCGCGAGAATGGGCAACTCCCCCGATCATTCAGTTGTCAATGCCCATAACCAAATATGGGAAGCGCCAAATCTCTTTGTCACCG includes the following:
- the hoxE gene encoding bidirectional hydrogenase complex protein HoxE, whose translation is MLSRISLPQPNIEDGSPNPRFHSLDLTIRQNRNRQDALIEVLHRAQEQFGYLEKDVLTYIARELKLPLSRVYGVATFYHLFSIQPKCKHTCSICLGTACYTKGGQALLDILTKELHLKAGERSPNGKVFLRVERCIGNCGVAPAAIYDGHVSRQQSPEDVLAMVKGWMEEP
- a CDS encoding ATP-dependent 6-phosphofructokinase, whose protein sequence is MVNNHKPKRIGILTSGGDCPGLNAVIRAVVKVATYKYGWEVYGIPYGTDGFIELLVGKRQPEELRIKEHGYDIPGLVQGLDILYFLSGSVLGSISKGDPEQHAEDIIKGYEKLGLTALIVMGGDGSIEILDGLAQKAAEQGASWNWVAVPKTIDNDIPFTEASVGFDTAVNRVTQALYDLTFTAASHDRVMIVQVMGRDSGYLAMEAGIAGGADAILIPELTPVLNEDVITGVCCHIQELQKSGRRFALVVVAEGVKNHLGQKEHYIGDYVARHIKECGSKMCQINTSDPNYIHPFDTRVTVLGHVQRGGTPTSSDRLLATAFGREAVDLIANGNYNQMVIWENGRVSSVPISRVIEQIKKGRREKKAPSSVDPQGFLVRTARDIGIYVGEASSDDQ
- a CDS encoding GMC oxidoreductase, which translates into the protein MSPHPSTEVYDAIVVGSGANGGVAAKELSERGLKVLVLEAGRTPDASELGNQARDMAKRVYNLAIAKRQSYQSMHPGYWKANPDLFIDEKDNPYTTPPDQPFYWIRGRQVGGKSLTWGGITLRLSDYEFKAASRDGHEQDWPITYQDLAPYYSKLEKFFQVRGSQEGLAQLPDGDYQPTLPLTPAEEHLKQIVESKWSDRRLIPSRGFGLHRRTPEQPWPAYSSLGSSLKAAIATGNVTLRSDAMVSHVIFDPDTHRARGVGYIDRNTNQAYEAFGRTVVLCASTIESVRILLHSTEKYQTAGLTNPSGMLGRFLMDHVSTSTFFLLPKIKQTKTFDLSGCDSFFIPCFCNLESQQEKFLRGYGIWGGVQRFDLPHILRKVGDGSIGFLIAHGEVLPRYENRVQLSQDVVDAWGLPVPHIECAWSENEHLMLDHMHRQIDEIIKLAGGKNMQLTEMFHVPVFSEFVSRMEETMSYSAPPGYYIHEVGGARMGNSPDHSVVNAHNQIWEAPNLFVTDGACWTSSGWQSPTLTEMAITARASEFIAEEMRKGNL